The following are from one region of the Mangifera indica cultivar Alphonso chromosome 14, CATAS_Mindica_2.1, whole genome shotgun sequence genome:
- the LOC123196632 gene encoding probable L-type lectin-domain containing receptor kinase VII.2: MSRQTLLWIFTIPLLFNLTSSLEFIFNTDFNSTDLHLYGNATIQDSILSLTNRTAFSIGRALYHSKIHTQQPNSSRALPFSTSFIFSIAPYRHHLPGHGFVFVFLPFTGIRGASSSQHLGLFNLTNNGNLENHVFGVEFDVFENQEFNDINDNHVGLDVNSLKSSASADAGIWEEEDDKKFKQLKLNNGENYQVWIDYNDSRINVSMAKAGSKRPNRPLINEFLNLSEVLLDEMYVGFTAATGQLVESHKILAWSFSNSNFSIGDALVTTNLPSFVLPKESVFRSKGFIVGVGVGGVLVVGCGLVIYVSWKRRMKKKGDKEEIEGWELEYWPHRIGYQELYAATKGFSEENVIGFGGKGKIYKGELQGVEVALKKISLAGEHGMREFMAEVSSLGRLKHKNLVGLRGWCKKEKESLILIYDYMENGSLDKRIFCCDERLTLSWEERLKVLKDVASGILYLHEGWESKVLHRDIKASNVLLDKYMNARLGDFGLARVHHHGQLASTTQVIGTAGYMAPEMVRAGRASTQTDVYSFGILVLEVVCGRRPIEDGKPNLLDWLWRLSERGELLHGLDNRLKDRGGYSDEEVERVLNMGLLCSHPDAKMRPAIRQVMMVLEGPVDSTEPEEESMQVNLLGRMDATAMRVQLNCGSSRGHPTFNEIHHTFSSSASLSTSDVILEGR, translated from the coding sequence ACCATTCAAAGATACACACACAACAGCCCAACTCATCTAGAGCACTTCCCTTTTCTACTTCCTTCATTTTCTCCATTGCCCCTTATAGGCATCATTTGCCTGGCCATGGCTTTGTCTTCGTCTTCCTTCCCTTTACTGGAATACGAGGTGCCAGCTCATCTCAGCATCTGGGTCTGTTTAACTTAACCAACAATGGAAATCTCGAAAACCATGTTTTTGGTGTTGAGTTTGATGTGTTTGAGAACCAAGAATTTAATGATATCAATGACAACCATGTTGGTCTTGATGTAAACTCACTAAAATCCTCTGCTTCAGCTGATGCGGGGATTTGGGAAGAGGAAGATGATAAGAAGTTTAAACAGTTGAAGCTTAATAATGGTGAGAATTACCAAGTTTGGATTGACTATAATGATTCAAGGATTAATGTTTCTATGGCAAAGGCAGGGAGTAAAAGGCCTAATAGGCCTTTGATAAATGAGTTTCTTAATCTTTCAGAGGTTCTTTTGGATGAAATGTATGTGGGTTTCACGGCAGCAACTGGACAGCTGGTTGAGAGTCATAAGATTTTGGCTTGGAGCTTTAGTAATTCAAATTTTTCTATTGGAGATGCTTTGGTGACAACAAATTTGCCATCGTTTGTGCTTCCAAAGGAGTCTGTGTTTCGATCAAAAGGATTTATTGTTGGAGTTGGTGTTGGTGGTGTGTTGGTTGTAGGATGTGGACTTGTGATATATGTAAGTTGGAAGAggagaatgaagaaaaaggGGGACAAGGAGGAAATTGAAGGTTGGGAATTGGAGTATTGGCCACATAGAATTGGCTATCAAGAGCTTTATGCAGCAACAAAAGGTTTTTCTGAAGAAAATGTAATTGGATTTGGAGGAAAAGGAAAGATCTATAAAGGGGAATTGCAAGGAGTGGAAGTTGCTTTGAAGAAAATCTCTCTGGCGGGTGAACATGGGATGAGAGAATTTATGGCTGAGGTTTCAAGCTTAGGTAGACTGAAGCACAAAAATTTGGTGGGTTTGAGAGGTTGGTgtaagaaagagaaagaaagcttaattttgatttatgattaTATGGAAAATGGAAGTTTGGACAAGAGGATTTTTTGTTGTGATGAGAGATTGACCTTAAGTTGGGAAGAGAGGCTCAAGGTTTTGAAAGATGTGGCTTCCGGGATCTTGTATTTACATGAAGGATGGGAATCTAAGGTCTTGCATAGGGACATAAAGGCAAGCAATGTTTTActtgataaatatatgaatgCAAGATTGGGAGATTTTGGTTTAGCCAGAGTGCATCATCATGGACAATTAGCTAGCACAACCCAAGTGATAGGAACTGCTGGGTACATGGCACCAGAAATGGTTAGGGCAGGGCGAGCGTCGACTCAAACTGATGTTTACAGCTTCGGCATTTTGGTTCTAGAGGTGGTTTGCGGACGAAGACCTATTGAAGATGGCAAACCAAACTTACTTGATTGGTTATGGAGGCTATCAGAGAGAGGTGAATTGCTTCATGGCCTTGATAATCGGTTGAAAGATAGGGGTGGTTACAGTGATGAGGAAGTAGAAAGAGTGCTTAATATGGGTTTGTTGTGTTCACATCCGGATGCAAAGATGAGGCCAGCAATAAGGCAAGTTATGATGGTGCTTGAGGGGCCAGTTGACAGTACTGAGCCTGAAGAGGAAAGCATGCAAGTGAATTTGCTGGGGAGAATGGATGCAACTGCAATGAGGGTGCAATTGAACTGTGGTAGTAGTAGAGGTCACCCAACATTTAATGAAATTCATCATACTTTCTCTTCTTCTGCATCTCTGTCCACTTCAGATGTCATCCTAGAAGGGAGGTGA
- the LOC123196631 gene encoding probable serine/threonine-protein kinase At1g54610, which translates to MGCLCSKPNSVEDSRESPGERFHQKGSLNKRVSSSRREEIVGSKDRLENNDVKVMLIDEKVNGSNCYYDNQRIHTVEIDDQIERKRIENCQVTVINPPSMGRLPKAAEAELVAAGWPSWLAAAAGDAIKGWIPRRANTFEKLNKIGQGTYSSVYEARDVIHDKIVALKKVRFDNKDPESVKFMAREIAILRKLDHPNIIKLEGLITSQTACSLYLVFEYMEHDLVGLTSLPGVKFTEPQIKCYMKQLLSGLEHCHGHGVLHRDIKGSNLLIDNNGILKIADFGLASFFNPEDSSPMTSRVVTLWYRPPELLLGASHYGVAVDLWSAGCIMGELFTGKPILPGKTEVEQLHRIFKLCGSPSEDYWRQSKLPHSTVFKPVQPYRRCVAETFKDFPATALGLMETLLSVDPALRGTAAFALSSEFFTTQPFACDPSRLPKYPPSKEIDAKLRDELRRQVTVGSKGHEVDLESNGSKESRASAAPTSNADVASMMQRGPHFSTKGRNEMSMSHKVAAFAADKQAQGLKDSSTDLFGHQRKKVSHSGPLVHGAVWEKVGKRHGNPPAVSTRSNLSTLSGFVATRTGLTEDVREKSSPSQKGTERSVGKSEGSFRELSTENQDCRQSIHNVSRSPQRGAGNGIVKEASLHVRGSRGKNIYVSGPLLPSHNVDQLLKEHDQKIQEFTRRARLEKTKPPRAHAQGIKPPDNSMART; encoded by the exons ATGGGTTGTTTGTGTTCTAAGCCCAACTCGGTTGAAGACAGCCGTGAGAGTCCAGGGGAGAGGTTTCATCAAAAAGGGTCATTGAATAAGCGTGTGAGTTCATCCAGAAGGGAGGAGATTGTTGGATCAAAAGATAGACTTGAGAATAATGATGTTAAGGTTATGTTGATCGACGAGAAAGTGAATGGTTCCAATTGTTATTATGATAATCAAAGGATTCACACAGTAGAAATTGATGATCAAATTGAGAGGAAGAGGATTGAAAATTGTCAAGTGACTGTAATTAATCCTCCTAGTATGGGAAGATTGCCTAAAGCAGCGGAAGCAGAGCTGGTGGCAGCAGGGTGGCCGTCTTGGCTTGCTGCGGCGGCTGGTGATGCCATCAAGGGATGGATACCGCGACGAGCGAATACTTTTGAGAAATTGAATAAA ATTGGCCAAGGAACATATAGTAGTGTTTACGAGGCTCGGGATGTCATTCATGATAAAATTGTTGCGTTGAAAAAAGTAAGGTTTGATAATAAGGATCCTGAGAGTGTCAAGTTTATGGCTAGGGAAATTGCTATTCTTCGCAAGCTTGATCATCCAAATATTATTAAACTGGAGGGCTTAATTACATCCCAGACGGCTTGCAGCTTGTACCTTGTTTTTGAGTATATGGAACATGATCTTGTGGGACTCACATCGCTACCTGGCGTAAAGTTCACTGAGCCTCAG attaaatgttACATGAAGCAACTGCTAAGTGGACTTGAACATTGCCATGGCCATGGTGTTTTGCATCGTGACATAAAGGGTTCAAATCTTCTTATTGACAACAATGGCATCTTGAAGATTGCGGATTTTGGTTTAGCAAGTTTTTTCAATCCTGAGGATAGTAGTCCAATGACCAGCCGTGTGGTGACACTTTGGTATCGACCACCTGAGCTTTTGCTTGGAGCCTCTCACTATGGAGTTGCAGTAGACTTATGGAGTGCTGGTTGCATTATGGGGGAATTGTTCACCGGGAAGCCTATACTACCTGGGAAAACAGAG GTAGAGCAGTTGCATAGGATCTTTAAACTATGTGGATCACCATCAGAGGATTATTGGAGACAATCAAAATTACCTCATTCAACAGTGTTCAAGCCTGTACAACCTTACAGAAGGTGTGTTGCAGAAACATTTAAAGACTTTCCTGCAACTGCTTTGGGGCTTATGGAGACATTACTATCTGTAGATCCTGCTCTTAGAGGAACTGCTGCTTTTGCTCTTAGCAGTGAG TTCTTTACAACACAACCATTTGCTTGTGATCCTTCAAGATTGCCCAAATATCCTCCCAGTAAGGAGATTGATGCCAAATTGAGGGATGAACTTAGAAG GCAAGTAACCGTGGGAAGCAAGGGCCATGAGGTTGACCTCGAAAGTAACGGATCAAAAGAATCTCGGGCTTCTGCAGCACCTACTTCCAATGCTGACGTAGCCTCGATGATGCAG AGAGGACCTCATTTCAGTACAAAAGGCAGAAATGAGATGTCTATGTCTCATAAGGTGGCTGCTTTTGCTGCCGATAAACAAGCACAAGGTTTGAAAGATTCGAGTACTGATTTATTTGGGCATCAACGGAAGAAAGTTTCGCATTCAGGGCCATTGGTTCATGGGGCTGTCTGGGAAAAGGTTGGAAAAAGACATGGTAATCCTCCAGCAGTTTCAACCAGATCCAATTTATCAACACTATCTGGTTTTGTGGCAACCAGAACTGGATTAACTGAAGATGTCCGAGAAAAATCTAGTCCTTCACAGAAAGGCACAGAAAGATCAGTCGGCAAGTCTGAAGGATCATTTAGGGAGTTGTCTACAGAAAATCAGGACTGTAGGCAGAGCATTCATAATGTTAGTCGATCTCCTCAGCGCGGGGCTGGGAATGGCATTGTTAAGGAAGCAAGCCTG CATGTTCGAGGATCCAGGGGAAAAAACATTTATGTTTCTGGACCATTACTTCCATCACACAATGTTGATCAATTGCTTAAAGAGCATGATCAAAAGATCCAAGAATTTACTCGACGGGCACGACTTGAGAAGACAAAACCTCCAAGAGCACATGCACAGGGAATTAAACCTCCAGACAACTCAATGGCCAGGACTTGA